From Impatiens glandulifera chromosome 7, dImpGla2.1, whole genome shotgun sequence:
tcctcctccttctccttcttgcCCATCTCCTTGTTGTCCTGCTCCTCCTCCTTCCTGCCCATCTCCTTGTTGTTGTCCTTGTCCTTCTTCTCCTTGTCCTTGTCTTCCTCCTTGTCTTTGTCCTTCTCCTGCTGCTCCTCCTTCTCCTGCTTCCCCTTGTCCGGCGGCGCCGACACCTTCAATAGCCAACACTGCAACATCACGTCGCCTCTTCAGAGTGGAGTGCCATCGGTTTTTGACGGAGTTATCAGTCCTTCCATTATCAAGCAATCTAGCCATTTCCGTCCATTTGTTACCCATATCTGCATGCATCTCCAAAATGAGCTGATCCTCCTCCGGGGTAAAGGGCAGATGGTTCACCTCCGGCGACAGCTGTTTCAACCAGCGATTACGGCAAGATGATGGGTTTCTCCCCGGAATAGATCGGCTAATAACCGACCAACTCCGAACAGTACCATGTCTTTGCACAAGACTCGTTAGCAAGTTGTCCTCCTGAACTGTCCATGCTCCCTTCACCATCTCCTCAGGATCTAGAATAACCATCTCCTCAGGATctagaataataatattattccacattattttttatcctcctccgccgccgccgccgccgaaCGTATTGATCGATGATAAGCTTTTAATTTCTAGAGATTGATCCAGTGAAATGAAATGAACTCTATATGTCTCATTTTATAAGGGGGGTTAGGGTATTCAACTCTAGCTAGCTAGTGGTTGTTATGAAAACGTAACGGATACAAGTTCGGACCTAGACCTGTATCTATCCGTTATTCATGACAACTGTTACCTCACCCATACAAAATCTGTACAAATTTACAATCTCCAGCTTGCCTTGGATTATAGTTGAccttaattttattacattaattttttttttcatccagGATTTTTTTCCCATTATCCACATGTATCTTTTTGGTTAAAAAGGTATTCCATATATATCTTTAATTACCAAccccaaataaaaaaaactaacattttCAACCGTTTTAATACAGTAAAAGTTTTTATCCACGGCGCCGGTTATAATTAGTTCCGGCGACggtacttatatatatatatattcaaacctATTGGGAAAAtaatcattttcataaaaaaaaattaggacaAACAGGCATCCTTAagtacaaaatatatactattattcCTTAAGTACAAAATAACCATGGATTTGAATTAATGACCAGTAGTGTAAAAACAATTCTATATATACTAGATTATGTACgtagtaatttaattattattgctTTGAAAAAGATACAGCAATTTCATgactaatttgtttttataaagatagtaataaacaattatatactAGATTATgtagtaatttaattattattgttttgaaaagatggtaatttagttattattttttagaatatggtag
This genomic window contains:
- the LOC124910177 gene encoding transcription factor MYB73-like, which translates into the protein MVILDPEEMVKGAWTVQEDNLLTSLVQRHGTVRSWSVISRSIPGRNPSSCRNRWLKQLSPEVNHLPFTPEEDQLILEMHADMGNKWTEMARLLDNGRTDNSVKNRWHSTLKRRRDVAVLAIEGVGAAGQGEAGEGGAAGEGQRQGGRQGQGEEGQGQQQGDGQEGGGAGQQGDGRNRE